A single region of the Chrysoperla carnea chromosome 5, inChrCarn1.1, whole genome shotgun sequence genome encodes:
- the LOC123299842 gene encoding epidermal growth factor receptor substrate 15-like 1 isoform X1, whose product MATLPSPTQVAGSHNALFEAYWNQVDPNGSGTVGAIAAARFLKRSGLSDVVLSRVWDLSDPGGRGCLDKAGFFVALKLVSIAQMGKDLNMINVALETPPPKMGDPPPKLMPPSKPPPPSISPTPPTPLITALPPTTGDWSIKPSERAKYDQLFDSLQPLNGMIPGNKVKGVLMESKLPLDTLGKIWDLADIDKDGMLDRHEFVVAMHLVYKALEKHAIPATLPQELMPPNKKITNNSPLTTINTSTIRAHPPPGRPMVPPMQASPLIPLSTTQSDQIQPLQQQVIQPLQQQVIQPLQQQQPPVIPIIPWVVNNEDKTKYDAMFLKADVDQDGYVNGFEIKDVFLQSGVPQPILAHIWALCDIKQTGKLNNEQFALAMWMVNRKLLGVDPPPALSPDMVPPSMRPGGSENSTHVEQPTVTPYSNPELDMISKDIEELAKEKLILETDIAQKEADIKIKGGEIKSLQSELDTLTAALKQLENQKGEAQKRLNDLKTQRAAVDTELADVLALIEVAQDEVDKLRIQAEEQENTLRSQESEVSKKREQLESIRQEQAQLEMKKNESSRKLNNLAETLADTQLQISQAKAKITQLQEQQRLMKDAINACDYAIENSNPSLVPDTSLRITPEFRDPEFTRVAPIQKQTNDNTSSINTSNTKADPFSNQNGHTNTSGFDDDPFKSDPFKSTNNSNSAFESNDPFASSFSKSDGFGSDPFAASFGGGNSNNNGKVDPFDPFGDKSRANAKSPAVDSEKDPFGCDPFAILHAPTRDSVPPGRPTSPSPALPPKVKGKTPPPRPAPPRPLQGPTGRMSNATTPDPFSAPGSQNDPFGGGSGGGGFADFADFDAKFSKQTAASVPQKPPPPSITLPKTTKLEFTDDPFRDYRYEDPFNIADPFDDDTTGSSSTLTDDIKNSNLKVDAFGFAGGAISTTSSDVFTTDFENDIKSAETIPLRKTKDGRTSVPLFSSSTNDFQNAFNNNNINGRSSAQDPFFASGDNSFNNNNVNKKTVISEDQQLAWAAAESLKAEEERKRRQEQEQADLEYALALSKAEAKS is encoded by the exons ATGGCTACGCTGCCGTCTCCAACACAG gtGGCTGGAAGCCACAATGCGTTATTTGAAGCGTATTGGAATcag gtTGATCCAAATGGATCTGGTACAGTTGGTGCAATTGCTGCAGCGCGTTTCTTAAAACGATCTGGTCTTAGCGATGTAGTATTAAGTCGTGTATGGGATCTATCGGATCCCGGTGGTCGTGGATGTTTAGATAAAGCTGGATTTTTTGTTGCATTAAAATTAGTATCGATAGCACAGATGGGCAAagatttaaatatgataaatgtaGCATTAGAAACACCCCCACCTAAAATg GGTGATCCACCACCAAAATTAATGCCACCATCAAAACCACCACCGCCATCGATATCTCCAACACCACCCACTCCACTGATAACAGCATTACCACCAACCACAGGAGATTGGTCCATAAAACCATCTGAGCGTGCTAAATATGATCAATTATTTGATTCGTTACAACCATTAAATGGAATGATACCGGGTAACAAGGTGAAGGGTGTATTAATGGAATCAAAATTACCATTAGACacattgggtaaaatttgggatTTAGCTGATATTGATAAAGATGGAATGTTGGATCGACATGAATTTGTTGTT gCAATGCATTTAGTATATAAAGCATTGGAAAAGCATGCAATACCAGCAACATTACCTCAAGAATTAATGcctccaaataaaaaaataacaaataattcgCCTTTAACTACAATCAATACAAGCACAATAAGAGCACACCCTCCGCCAGGTCGACCAATGGTACCCCCGATGCAAGCATCACCCTTAATACCATTATCAACAACTCAATCGGATCAAATACAACCGTTGCAACAACAAGTTATACAACCATTACAGCAACAAGTTATACAACCGTTACAACAACAGCAACCACCAGTAATACCTATAATACCATGGGTGGTGAATAATGAGGATAAGACTAAATATGATGCAATGTTCCTAAAAGCTGATGTGGATCAAGATGGCTACGTTAATGGATTTGAAATTAAGGATGTATTTTTACAATCTGGAGTGCCACAACCAATATTAGCACATATTTg gGCTCTATGCGATATAAAACAAACtggtaaattaaataatgaacaaTTTGCACTTGCTATGTGGATGGTGAATCGAAAATTATTGGGTGTTGACCCGCCACCAGCCTTATCTCCAGATATGGTACCACCAAGTATGAGACCTGGTGGTAGTGAGAATTCAACACACGTGGAACAACCAACAGTTACACCATATTCAAATCCCGAATTAGATATGATTAGTAAAGATATTGAGGAATtggcaaaagaaaaattaattttagaaacggATATTGCACAAAAAGAGgctgatattaaaattaaaggcgGTGAAATTAAAAGTCTACAG aGCGAATTGGATACGTTAACAGCGGCATTAAAACAGTTAGAAAATCAAAAAGGTGAAGCGCAAAAACgtttaaatgatttgaaaacacag CGTGCTGCTGTAGACACTGAACTTGCTGACGTCCTAGCGCTTATAGAAGTTGCTCAAGATGAG GTGGATAAATTAAGAATACAAGCCGAAGAACAGGAGAATACTTTACGCAGTCAAGAAAGTGAAGTATCGAAGAAACGTGAACAATTAGAAAGTATTCGTCAAGAGCAGGCTCAATTAGAAATGAAAAAGAATGAAAGCAGtcgtaaattaaataatttagccGAAACATTAGCTGATAcacaattgcaaattagtcag GCAAAAGCCAAAATAACACAATTACAAGAGCAACAAAGACTTATGAAAGATGCCATAAATGCATGCGATTATGCAATAGAGAATTCAAATCCATCATTAGTACCAGACACTTCGTTACGAATTACACCAGAATTTCGTGATCCAGAATTTACACGTGTGGCAccaatacaaaaacaaacaaatgataaCACTTCGTCAATTAATACCTCAAATACCAAAGCAGATCCATTTAGCAATCAAAATGGACATACGAATACCTCAGGATTTGATGATGATCCATTTAAATcag ATCCTTTCAAAAGcacaaataattcaaattcagCATTTGAATCAAATGATCCATTTGCGTCATCGTTTAGTAAATCAGATGGTTTTGGATCAGATCCTTTTGCTGCATCGTTTGGGGGAggtaattcaaataataatg gaAAAGTGGATCCATTTGATCCATTTGGCGACAAAAGTAGAGCTAATGCAAAATCACCTGCAGTTGAT agcGAAAAAGATCCATTTGGTTGTGATCCATTTGCCATATTACATGCACCCACACGTGACAGTGTACCACCTGGACGACCAACAAGCCCAAGTCCAGCGTTACCACCTAAAGTTAAAGGTAAAACTCCACCACCAAGGCCAGCCCCACCAAGACCATTACAAGGTCCAACCGGGCGAATGTCAAATGCAACAACACCAGATCCATTTTCGGCGCCTGGTTCACAAAATGATCCATTTGGTGGTGGTAGCGGAGGAGGTGGTTTCGCTGATTTTGCTGATTTTGATGCTAAG TTTTCTAAGCAAACCGCAGCATCAGTGCCTCAAAAACCACCACCGCCATCAATTACATTACCCAAAACAACAAAATTGGAATTCACTGATGATCCATTTCGTGATTACCGTTATGAGGATCCATTCAACATTGCTGACCCATTTGATGACGATACAACCGGTTCCAGTTCAACACTCACTGACGATATCAAAAATTCCAACCTCAAAGTTGATGCATTCGGTTTTGCTGGTGGTGCCATCTCAACAACGTCATCAGATGTGTTTacaaccgattttgaaaatgacaTTAAATCAGCTGAAACAATTCCATTACGAAAAACAAAAGATGGACGAACATCGGTGCCATTATTCAGTAGTAGTaccaatgattttcaaaatgcatttaacaataataatataaacggaCGTTCCTCTGCGCAAGATCCGTTCTTTGCATCTGGtgataatagttttaataataataatgttaataaaaaaacagttattaGTGAAGATCAACAATTAGCATGGGCTGCAGCGGAAAGTTTAAAAGCTGAGGAAGAACGTAAACGTCGACAAGAACAAGAACAAGCTGATTTAGAATATGCACTTGCGTTGAGTAAAGCTGAAGCAAAATCGTAA
- the LOC123299842 gene encoding epidermal growth factor receptor substrate 15-like 1 isoform X2: protein MATLPSPTQVAGSHNALFEAYWNQVDPNGSGTVGAIAAARFLKRSGLSDVVLSRVWDLSDPGGRGCLDKAGFFVALKLVSIAQMGKDLNMINVALETPPPKMGDPPPKLMPPSKPPPPSISPTPPTPLITALPPTTGDWSIKPSERAKYDQLFDSLQPLNGMIPGNKVKGVLMESKLPLDTLGKIWDLADIDKDGMLDRHEFVVAMHLVYKALEKHAIPATLPQELMPPNKKITNNSPLTTINTSTIRAHPPPGRPMVPPMQASPLIPLSTTQSDQIQPLQQQVIQPLQQQVIQPLQQQQPPVIPIIPWVVNNEDKTKYDAMFLKADVDQDGYVNGFEIKDVFLQSGVPQPILAHIWALCDIKQTGKLNNEQFALAMWMVNRKLLGVDPPPALSPDMVPPSMRPGGSENSTHVEQPTVTPYSNPELDMISKDIEELAKEKLILETDIAQKEADIKIKGGEIKSLQSELDTLTAALKQLENQKGEAQKRLNDLKTQVDKLRIQAEEQENTLRSQESEVSKKREQLESIRQEQAQLEMKKNESSRKLNNLAETLADTQLQISQAKAKITQLQEQQRLMKDAINACDYAIENSNPSLVPDTSLRITPEFRDPEFTRVAPIQKQTNDNTSSINTSNTKADPFSNQNGHTNTSGFDDDPFKSDPFKSTNNSNSAFESNDPFASSFSKSDGFGSDPFAASFGGGNSNNNGKVDPFDPFGDKSRANAKSPAVDSEKDPFGCDPFAILHAPTRDSVPPGRPTSPSPALPPKVKGKTPPPRPAPPRPLQGPTGRMSNATTPDPFSAPGSQNDPFGGGSGGGGFADFADFDAKFSKQTAASVPQKPPPPSITLPKTTKLEFTDDPFRDYRYEDPFNIADPFDDDTTGSSSTLTDDIKNSNLKVDAFGFAGGAISTTSSDVFTTDFENDIKSAETIPLRKTKDGRTSVPLFSSSTNDFQNAFNNNNINGRSSAQDPFFASGDNSFNNNNVNKKTVISEDQQLAWAAAESLKAEEERKRRQEQEQADLEYALALSKAEAKS from the exons ATGGCTACGCTGCCGTCTCCAACACAG gtGGCTGGAAGCCACAATGCGTTATTTGAAGCGTATTGGAATcag gtTGATCCAAATGGATCTGGTACAGTTGGTGCAATTGCTGCAGCGCGTTTCTTAAAACGATCTGGTCTTAGCGATGTAGTATTAAGTCGTGTATGGGATCTATCGGATCCCGGTGGTCGTGGATGTTTAGATAAAGCTGGATTTTTTGTTGCATTAAAATTAGTATCGATAGCACAGATGGGCAAagatttaaatatgataaatgtaGCATTAGAAACACCCCCACCTAAAATg GGTGATCCACCACCAAAATTAATGCCACCATCAAAACCACCACCGCCATCGATATCTCCAACACCACCCACTCCACTGATAACAGCATTACCACCAACCACAGGAGATTGGTCCATAAAACCATCTGAGCGTGCTAAATATGATCAATTATTTGATTCGTTACAACCATTAAATGGAATGATACCGGGTAACAAGGTGAAGGGTGTATTAATGGAATCAAAATTACCATTAGACacattgggtaaaatttgggatTTAGCTGATATTGATAAAGATGGAATGTTGGATCGACATGAATTTGTTGTT gCAATGCATTTAGTATATAAAGCATTGGAAAAGCATGCAATACCAGCAACATTACCTCAAGAATTAATGcctccaaataaaaaaataacaaataattcgCCTTTAACTACAATCAATACAAGCACAATAAGAGCACACCCTCCGCCAGGTCGACCAATGGTACCCCCGATGCAAGCATCACCCTTAATACCATTATCAACAACTCAATCGGATCAAATACAACCGTTGCAACAACAAGTTATACAACCATTACAGCAACAAGTTATACAACCGTTACAACAACAGCAACCACCAGTAATACCTATAATACCATGGGTGGTGAATAATGAGGATAAGACTAAATATGATGCAATGTTCCTAAAAGCTGATGTGGATCAAGATGGCTACGTTAATGGATTTGAAATTAAGGATGTATTTTTACAATCTGGAGTGCCACAACCAATATTAGCACATATTTg gGCTCTATGCGATATAAAACAAACtggtaaattaaataatgaacaaTTTGCACTTGCTATGTGGATGGTGAATCGAAAATTATTGGGTGTTGACCCGCCACCAGCCTTATCTCCAGATATGGTACCACCAAGTATGAGACCTGGTGGTAGTGAGAATTCAACACACGTGGAACAACCAACAGTTACACCATATTCAAATCCCGAATTAGATATGATTAGTAAAGATATTGAGGAATtggcaaaagaaaaattaattttagaaacggATATTGCACAAAAAGAGgctgatattaaaattaaaggcgGTGAAATTAAAAGTCTACAG aGCGAATTGGATACGTTAACAGCGGCATTAAAACAGTTAGAAAATCAAAAAGGTGAAGCGCAAAAACgtttaaatgatttgaaaacacag GTGGATAAATTAAGAATACAAGCCGAAGAACAGGAGAATACTTTACGCAGTCAAGAAAGTGAAGTATCGAAGAAACGTGAACAATTAGAAAGTATTCGTCAAGAGCAGGCTCAATTAGAAATGAAAAAGAATGAAAGCAGtcgtaaattaaataatttagccGAAACATTAGCTGATAcacaattgcaaattagtcag GCAAAAGCCAAAATAACACAATTACAAGAGCAACAAAGACTTATGAAAGATGCCATAAATGCATGCGATTATGCAATAGAGAATTCAAATCCATCATTAGTACCAGACACTTCGTTACGAATTACACCAGAATTTCGTGATCCAGAATTTACACGTGTGGCAccaatacaaaaacaaacaaatgataaCACTTCGTCAATTAATACCTCAAATACCAAAGCAGATCCATTTAGCAATCAAAATGGACATACGAATACCTCAGGATTTGATGATGATCCATTTAAATcag ATCCTTTCAAAAGcacaaataattcaaattcagCATTTGAATCAAATGATCCATTTGCGTCATCGTTTAGTAAATCAGATGGTTTTGGATCAGATCCTTTTGCTGCATCGTTTGGGGGAggtaattcaaataataatg gaAAAGTGGATCCATTTGATCCATTTGGCGACAAAAGTAGAGCTAATGCAAAATCACCTGCAGTTGAT agcGAAAAAGATCCATTTGGTTGTGATCCATTTGCCATATTACATGCACCCACACGTGACAGTGTACCACCTGGACGACCAACAAGCCCAAGTCCAGCGTTACCACCTAAAGTTAAAGGTAAAACTCCACCACCAAGGCCAGCCCCACCAAGACCATTACAAGGTCCAACCGGGCGAATGTCAAATGCAACAACACCAGATCCATTTTCGGCGCCTGGTTCACAAAATGATCCATTTGGTGGTGGTAGCGGAGGAGGTGGTTTCGCTGATTTTGCTGATTTTGATGCTAAG TTTTCTAAGCAAACCGCAGCATCAGTGCCTCAAAAACCACCACCGCCATCAATTACATTACCCAAAACAACAAAATTGGAATTCACTGATGATCCATTTCGTGATTACCGTTATGAGGATCCATTCAACATTGCTGACCCATTTGATGACGATACAACCGGTTCCAGTTCAACACTCACTGACGATATCAAAAATTCCAACCTCAAAGTTGATGCATTCGGTTTTGCTGGTGGTGCCATCTCAACAACGTCATCAGATGTGTTTacaaccgattttgaaaatgacaTTAAATCAGCTGAAACAATTCCATTACGAAAAACAAAAGATGGACGAACATCGGTGCCATTATTCAGTAGTAGTaccaatgattttcaaaatgcatttaacaataataatataaacggaCGTTCCTCTGCGCAAGATCCGTTCTTTGCATCTGGtgataatagttttaataataataatgttaataaaaaaacagttattaGTGAAGATCAACAATTAGCATGGGCTGCAGCGGAAAGTTTAAAAGCTGAGGAAGAACGTAAACGTCGACAAGAACAAGAACAAGCTGATTTAGAATATGCACTTGCGTTGAGTAAAGCTGAAGCAAAATCGTAA
- the LOC123299842 gene encoding epidermal growth factor receptor substrate 15-like 1 isoform X3, producing the protein MGKDLNMINVALETPPPKMGDPPPKLMPPSKPPPPSISPTPPTPLITALPPTTGDWSIKPSERAKYDQLFDSLQPLNGMIPGNKVKGVLMESKLPLDTLGKIWDLADIDKDGMLDRHEFVVAMHLVYKALEKHAIPATLPQELMPPNKKITNNSPLTTINTSTIRAHPPPGRPMVPPMQASPLIPLSTTQSDQIQPLQQQVIQPLQQQVIQPLQQQQPPVIPIIPWVVNNEDKTKYDAMFLKADVDQDGYVNGFEIKDVFLQSGVPQPILAHIWALCDIKQTGKLNNEQFALAMWMVNRKLLGVDPPPALSPDMVPPSMRPGGSENSTHVEQPTVTPYSNPELDMISKDIEELAKEKLILETDIAQKEADIKIKGGEIKSLQSELDTLTAALKQLENQKGEAQKRLNDLKTQRAAVDTELADVLALIEVAQDEVDKLRIQAEEQENTLRSQESEVSKKREQLESIRQEQAQLEMKKNESSRKLNNLAETLADTQLQISQAKAKITQLQEQQRLMKDAINACDYAIENSNPSLVPDTSLRITPEFRDPEFTRVAPIQKQTNDNTSSINTSNTKADPFSNQNGHTNTSGFDDDPFKSDPFKSTNNSNSAFESNDPFASSFSKSDGFGSDPFAASFGGGNSNNNGKVDPFDPFGDKSRANAKSPAVDSEKDPFGCDPFAILHAPTRDSVPPGRPTSPSPALPPKVKGKTPPPRPAPPRPLQGPTGRMSNATTPDPFSAPGSQNDPFGGGSGGGGFADFADFDAKFSKQTAASVPQKPPPPSITLPKTTKLEFTDDPFRDYRYEDPFNIADPFDDDTTGSSSTLTDDIKNSNLKVDAFGFAGGAISTTSSDVFTTDFENDIKSAETIPLRKTKDGRTSVPLFSSSTNDFQNAFNNNNINGRSSAQDPFFASGDNSFNNNNVNKKTVISEDQQLAWAAAESLKAEEERKRRQEQEQADLEYALALSKAEAKS; encoded by the exons ATGGGCAAagatttaaatatgataaatgtaGCATTAGAAACACCCCCACCTAAAATg GGTGATCCACCACCAAAATTAATGCCACCATCAAAACCACCACCGCCATCGATATCTCCAACACCACCCACTCCACTGATAACAGCATTACCACCAACCACAGGAGATTGGTCCATAAAACCATCTGAGCGTGCTAAATATGATCAATTATTTGATTCGTTACAACCATTAAATGGAATGATACCGGGTAACAAGGTGAAGGGTGTATTAATGGAATCAAAATTACCATTAGACacattgggtaaaatttgggatTTAGCTGATATTGATAAAGATGGAATGTTGGATCGACATGAATTTGTTGTT gCAATGCATTTAGTATATAAAGCATTGGAAAAGCATGCAATACCAGCAACATTACCTCAAGAATTAATGcctccaaataaaaaaataacaaataattcgCCTTTAACTACAATCAATACAAGCACAATAAGAGCACACCCTCCGCCAGGTCGACCAATGGTACCCCCGATGCAAGCATCACCCTTAATACCATTATCAACAACTCAATCGGATCAAATACAACCGTTGCAACAACAAGTTATACAACCATTACAGCAACAAGTTATACAACCGTTACAACAACAGCAACCACCAGTAATACCTATAATACCATGGGTGGTGAATAATGAGGATAAGACTAAATATGATGCAATGTTCCTAAAAGCTGATGTGGATCAAGATGGCTACGTTAATGGATTTGAAATTAAGGATGTATTTTTACAATCTGGAGTGCCACAACCAATATTAGCACATATTTg gGCTCTATGCGATATAAAACAAACtggtaaattaaataatgaacaaTTTGCACTTGCTATGTGGATGGTGAATCGAAAATTATTGGGTGTTGACCCGCCACCAGCCTTATCTCCAGATATGGTACCACCAAGTATGAGACCTGGTGGTAGTGAGAATTCAACACACGTGGAACAACCAACAGTTACACCATATTCAAATCCCGAATTAGATATGATTAGTAAAGATATTGAGGAATtggcaaaagaaaaattaattttagaaacggATATTGCACAAAAAGAGgctgatattaaaattaaaggcgGTGAAATTAAAAGTCTACAG aGCGAATTGGATACGTTAACAGCGGCATTAAAACAGTTAGAAAATCAAAAAGGTGAAGCGCAAAAACgtttaaatgatttgaaaacacag CGTGCTGCTGTAGACACTGAACTTGCTGACGTCCTAGCGCTTATAGAAGTTGCTCAAGATGAG GTGGATAAATTAAGAATACAAGCCGAAGAACAGGAGAATACTTTACGCAGTCAAGAAAGTGAAGTATCGAAGAAACGTGAACAATTAGAAAGTATTCGTCAAGAGCAGGCTCAATTAGAAATGAAAAAGAATGAAAGCAGtcgtaaattaaataatttagccGAAACATTAGCTGATAcacaattgcaaattagtcag GCAAAAGCCAAAATAACACAATTACAAGAGCAACAAAGACTTATGAAAGATGCCATAAATGCATGCGATTATGCAATAGAGAATTCAAATCCATCATTAGTACCAGACACTTCGTTACGAATTACACCAGAATTTCGTGATCCAGAATTTACACGTGTGGCAccaatacaaaaacaaacaaatgataaCACTTCGTCAATTAATACCTCAAATACCAAAGCAGATCCATTTAGCAATCAAAATGGACATACGAATACCTCAGGATTTGATGATGATCCATTTAAATcag ATCCTTTCAAAAGcacaaataattcaaattcagCATTTGAATCAAATGATCCATTTGCGTCATCGTTTAGTAAATCAGATGGTTTTGGATCAGATCCTTTTGCTGCATCGTTTGGGGGAggtaattcaaataataatg gaAAAGTGGATCCATTTGATCCATTTGGCGACAAAAGTAGAGCTAATGCAAAATCACCTGCAGTTGAT agcGAAAAAGATCCATTTGGTTGTGATCCATTTGCCATATTACATGCACCCACACGTGACAGTGTACCACCTGGACGACCAACAAGCCCAAGTCCAGCGTTACCACCTAAAGTTAAAGGTAAAACTCCACCACCAAGGCCAGCCCCACCAAGACCATTACAAGGTCCAACCGGGCGAATGTCAAATGCAACAACACCAGATCCATTTTCGGCGCCTGGTTCACAAAATGATCCATTTGGTGGTGGTAGCGGAGGAGGTGGTTTCGCTGATTTTGCTGATTTTGATGCTAAG TTTTCTAAGCAAACCGCAGCATCAGTGCCTCAAAAACCACCACCGCCATCAATTACATTACCCAAAACAACAAAATTGGAATTCACTGATGATCCATTTCGTGATTACCGTTATGAGGATCCATTCAACATTGCTGACCCATTTGATGACGATACAACCGGTTCCAGTTCAACACTCACTGACGATATCAAAAATTCCAACCTCAAAGTTGATGCATTCGGTTTTGCTGGTGGTGCCATCTCAACAACGTCATCAGATGTGTTTacaaccgattttgaaaatgacaTTAAATCAGCTGAAACAATTCCATTACGAAAAACAAAAGATGGACGAACATCGGTGCCATTATTCAGTAGTAGTaccaatgattttcaaaatgcatttaacaataataatataaacggaCGTTCCTCTGCGCAAGATCCGTTCTTTGCATCTGGtgataatagttttaataataataatgttaataaaaaaacagttattaGTGAAGATCAACAATTAGCATGGGCTGCAGCGGAAAGTTTAAAAGCTGAGGAAGAACGTAAACGTCGACAAGAACAAGAACAAGCTGATTTAGAATATGCACTTGCGTTGAGTAAAGCTGAAGCAAAATCGTAA